A portion of the Geitlerinema sp. PCC 9228 genome contains these proteins:
- a CDS encoding serine/threonine-protein kinase, with product MSYCVNAECPQPENPPGNKFCQNCGTKLLLGDRYRARSPLSKGGISQTFIGVDEQKATSDPCVIKQFRPYSQAAQASFLREVLQLETISQHPQLPTLLNSFQQSDRQYLILEYIQGETLAQESQHQGNFSETKIEQILAEILPILHFLHQNKFIHRDIKPENIIRRPDNTLALVDFGLVKRVTGTTQKAGTTVGSAEYTAPEQLMGQASFSSDIYSLGVTCISLLTQMPPFDLFDMVSNTWVWQDFLLTPISDILRQVLDRAILSADRRYQSVEPMWQALFSDRALPTFDIEATPAPASPVPASSPSPAPTPDWQCVLTLTSDDPPKEITDIALIPPSQILASADWDGTVKLWDLHSGQLLHTLTDPSSGVVSLTATTDGNLLAAGSADGTIWLWNLRQLRQGETPTLLHTLREHSSVVASVAIQGGPNPGEGQLLASASRDRTVKLWHLPAGQLHKTLSGHQERVTCIAFSPNHSFLVSGSQDTKIKIWQLPNGEPVGELSGHQGVVHAVAVTADGKAISSSWDRTIKIWQLSTGACLHSFSGHLLPAVSISSRPHSKLFATGSHDGTIKLWTTDTAKCIATLAEHTQGVAAVKFSPDGSTLASCSADGTVKLWRAAGERA from the coding sequence ATGAGTTACTGCGTCAACGCCGAATGTCCCCAACCAGAAAACCCCCCTGGTAATAAATTTTGCCAAAACTGCGGCACCAAACTGCTGCTGGGCGATCGCTATCGAGCTCGTTCTCCCCTAAGTAAAGGCGGTATCAGCCAAACCTTCATCGGAGTTGACGAACAAAAAGCCACCAGCGACCCCTGCGTTATCAAACAATTTCGTCCTTATTCCCAAGCCGCCCAAGCTTCTTTTTTGCGGGAAGTCTTGCAACTGGAAACCATCAGCCAGCACCCGCAACTACCCACCCTACTCAACTCATTCCAACAAAGCGATCGCCAATACTTAATTCTAGAATATATCCAAGGAGAAACCTTAGCCCAAGAATCCCAGCACCAAGGAAATTTCTCCGAAACCAAAATCGAACAAATCTTAGCAGAAATCCTGCCAATTTTACACTTTCTACACCAAAACAAATTCATTCATCGCGATATCAAACCAGAAAATATCATTCGCCGCCCCGATAATACCTTAGCGCTAGTCGATTTTGGCTTAGTCAAAAGAGTAACCGGCACCACCCAAAAAGCCGGCACCACCGTAGGCAGTGCGGAATACACCGCCCCCGAACAGCTCATGGGGCAAGCCTCCTTCAGCAGCGATATCTACAGTTTGGGAGTCACCTGCATCTCCTTACTGACGCAAATGCCGCCCTTCGATTTGTTCGATATGGTATCCAACACCTGGGTGTGGCAGGATTTTCTCCTAACCCCCATTAGCGACATCTTGCGGCAAGTACTGGATCGAGCCATCCTGTCCGCCGACCGACGCTACCAGTCCGTCGAACCTATGTGGCAAGCCTTATTTAGCGATCGCGCCCTGCCCACCTTCGACATTGAAGCCACCCCAGCTCCTGCCTCCCCTGTCCCCGCCTCCTCACCCTCGCCAGCACCAACCCCCGACTGGCAGTGCGTGCTCACCCTCACCAGCGACGATCCTCCCAAAGAAATCACCGATATTGCCCTCATCCCCCCCTCACAGATTCTTGCCAGTGCCGATTGGGATGGCACCGTCAAACTATGGGACTTGCATAGCGGACAGCTGCTGCATACCCTCACCGACCCCAGCAGTGGTGTCGTTTCCCTCACCGCCACCACCGATGGCAACCTCTTGGCTGCCGGCAGTGCCGACGGCACCATTTGGCTGTGGAACCTGCGACAGTTGCGACAGGGAGAAACGCCTACTTTGCTGCATACCTTGCGAGAACACAGCAGCGTGGTCGCCTCAGTAGCCATACAGGGAGGTCCCAACCCCGGCGAAGGGCAACTCTTAGCCTCCGCTAGCCGCGATCGCACGGTCAAATTGTGGCATCTTCCCGCAGGACAACTGCACAAAACCCTCTCCGGACATCAGGAACGGGTCACCTGCATCGCCTTTTCCCCCAACCACTCGTTTTTAGTCAGCGGCAGCCAAGACACCAAAATCAAAATTTGGCAACTCCCCAACGGCGAACCAGTAGGGGAACTTTCGGGTCACCAGGGCGTCGTTCACGCCGTAGCCGTCACCGCCGACGGCAAAGCCATTAGCAGCAGTTGGGACCGTACCATTAAAATTTGGCAGCTATCCACCGGAGCGTGCCTGCACAGTTTCTCCGGACATCTCCTACCCGCCGTTTCCATCAGCAGCCGTCCCCATAGCAAACTTTTTGCCACCGGCAGCCACGATGGCACCATCAAACTGTGGACCACCGACACGGCCAAATGCATAGCCACTCTGGCAGAACACACCCAAGGCGTTGCGGCAGTGAAATTTAGCCCCGACGGCAGTACGTTGGCTAGTTGCAGTGCTGATGGTACGGTAAAACTTTGGCGTGCGGCTGGCGAACGTGCTTAA
- a CDS encoding phytoene/squalene synthase family protein: MNPSQEALDILQQTSRTFYIPIVRLPPKLQEAVASAYLCMRAIDEIEDSAKLPNITKANLLREISLTLQSAIDGNHFPEFSFLKPDNSHSLEEVTVRIDEWALLAPESIAPRVWDATAAMSDRMAYWAECNWNVRTEADLNRYTFSVAGAVGLLLSDLWAWYDGTQSDRTHAIGFGRGLQAVNILRNHKEDLARGVDFFPDGWYTRDMHAYARRNLQLADAYTNSLPVGAALDFCQIPLALAKATLDALDEGREKLEKQEVIQIIHKLEAGATPT, encoded by the coding sequence ATGAATCCGTCTCAAGAAGCCCTAGACATTCTCCAGCAAACAAGCCGAACTTTCTACATTCCCATCGTTCGTTTGCCTCCAAAACTACAGGAAGCCGTGGCGTCGGCTTATCTGTGCATGCGTGCCATCGATGAAATTGAAGACAGTGCCAAGCTACCCAACATCACCAAAGCCAACCTACTACGAGAAATTAGCCTAACGTTACAATCTGCCATCGATGGAAACCACTTCCCCGAATTTTCGTTTCTGAAACCAGATAACTCCCATTCCCTCGAGGAAGTCACCGTACGCATCGACGAGTGGGCATTGCTAGCTCCCGAAAGTATCGCACCGCGGGTTTGGGATGCTACAGCCGCCATGAGCGATCGCATGGCCTATTGGGCAGAATGCAATTGGAACGTGCGTACGGAAGCCGATTTAAATCGCTATACCTTTAGCGTAGCCGGTGCGGTAGGACTGCTGCTATCCGATTTGTGGGCTTGGTATGATGGTACCCAAAGCGATCGCACCCATGCCATTGGCTTCGGTCGCGGCTTGCAAGCAGTCAACATCCTCCGCAACCACAAAGAAGACCTGGCTCGTGGGGTTGACTTTTTTCCCGATGGATGGTACACGCGCGACATGCATGCATACGCTCGCCGCAACTTGCAGCTGGCAGATGCCTATACCAATTCTTTACCTGTAGGAGCAGCTCTTGACTTTTGCCAAATTCCCCTAGCCTTAGCCAAAGCCACCCTCGATGCTTTGGATGAAGGTCGTGAAAAATTAGAAAAACAGGAAGTCATCCAAATTATCCATAAGTTAGAAGCCGGTGCCACACCAACCTAG
- a CDS encoding calcium-binding protein — protein sequence MALTEVALQNYAAILAPSITNSSIFTNNSGTLTLGDELEIIVDADEDLEDGGDDPVIALDIGGTSRTATFDSINSNGNAVFKYSIQNGDSDSDNIEVSDLTVNDLRGVNSKEDLDPSGFTFPETLGVDADGVPPVIDNSSITVLSTTDPNDLSSAVADSIQNGGTIDIKVDADQDLTKGTGTPTLDLIAGSVARTANFASIDGNGDAIFSYTVQDGDQGNIIVSNVNPGTNGLEDENGNDLDVSAFSGLDIGEVADTAPIISSITTSSSGTLGPNDTLEIVVSASEPLEGNNDATITLRLDKNDGTTTNTDVNADGISGGNATFELDLSTLSNDINDSNGIDVDSIDLSAGGLTDSSGISLVQGSFTFPENLNVNFDTTSPTITSVSTSSTGPLGVGDLLTIIVDANEDLVDEGNNADPKLVLEDLDGDTGDSEEANFVTINSDGNAVFTYTIQSGDNNPNIQVESYSSGTTTDPTPTTDTTLTDGVGNSSTGNTIDGTTLTSTELGIAADTTSPQVDSIKTSNTGTLVAGDTLTITVDANEDLLEGSGTPSLELEVGSKTETATFKEINSSGNAVFEYEVRDGDNDSDGIEVTALNPGTNGLEDKAGNDLDVITGFTYPVNLNVNADAKAPTINAITSADSGSTLEVGNELNITLDADEPLLNNGTAKLTLNIGGTVRTASFSQINGDNNAEFTYTIQNGDQDNNGVLVTDIDLDPNGLEDDQGNDLDTKTGFNFPVNLDVNANDNTSPKITKLTPSPDSGTLAAGDTLEVAVTTDEEILEPSGADPTLTLTFSDSGTTGTASFQEIDSDGNAIFTYEITNDDEDTNGIEVTSYNSGTPPLQDASGNSVDTDLSNITINLGVNVDGIAPTADSVTSSPNSGVLAAGDLLTVVVDANEDLREGTGASSLELTIGNTTRNVSLSRIEAGNAIFEYTIQDGNNDDDGIEVTAIEPGTDGLEDVNGNDLDASGFTSQQLGVNVDTTAPTITAAGITASPDSGTLGAGDKLTITVDANENLLSPTDTQPSITLDIGGTTRSASFAEINGDGNAVFEYTVQNGDNDSNGIAVTEIDASTNGLEDAAGNDLDDTGFDSVNLGVNAETEVDTDDDTGGAPANNPPELENVSIERTVSAEGQIRLDVEVFAEAFTDAEGSSLSAIRINDLPENGTLLLGSETVSSGQIISASELSSLVLEPDAGFTGSISFSWNASDGERFSLFNKNLEIDVQAAEEQPDEDDDDDGGIGDGDDGGDVPVEVPDVGDDVGDDDDDDDDDDDIDNEVVGSEDDDTLEGGNGNDDVSAGGGNDAVAVFSGNDNVRGDADDDFIFGNQGDDNLDGGDGDDAIFGGQQNDNVQGGNGNDLLNGDLGDDVIGGGNDNDLIFGGQGNDNANGDDGDDTIFGGQGEDTLNGNNDNDTIFGGQQADIINGGNGDDFLSGDFQEDTLTGGEGSDRFLLRAVSGPDIITDFEDGVDSLVLPTSDFPVQPAGLSFEDLSVFQAEGGTVISFNGNAIAGLTGVDATTITEDDFQDVSSL from the coding sequence TTGGCACTGACAGAAGTTGCTCTGCAAAATTATGCTGCCATTTTGGCACCAAGCATTACCAATAGCAGTATCTTCACCAATAACAGTGGTACTTTAACCCTCGGTGACGAGCTGGAAATTATTGTAGATGCCGATGAAGATTTAGAAGATGGTGGCGATGACCCCGTAATAGCATTAGACATTGGTGGTACGAGCCGAACAGCAACTTTTGACAGTATTAACAGTAACGGCAATGCTGTTTTCAAATACAGCATTCAAAATGGAGATAGTGATAGCGATAATATAGAAGTTTCCGATCTGACCGTTAATGATTTGCGAGGTGTAAACAGTAAGGAAGATTTAGACCCTAGTGGTTTTACATTTCCTGAAACCTTGGGAGTAGATGCTGACGGGGTTCCTCCTGTTATTGATAACAGTAGCATAACTGTATTGTCTACTACAGATCCCAACGACCTTAGCTCTGCCGTAGCTGATAGTATACAGAATGGTGGCACTATAGATATCAAGGTAGATGCTGACCAAGATTTAACCAAAGGTACCGGTACACCTACTTTGGATTTAATTGCAGGTAGTGTCGCCCGAACTGCTAACTTTGCCAGTATTGATGGTAATGGCGATGCTATTTTTAGCTATACTGTCCAGGATGGCGATCAAGGAAACATCATAGTTTCAAATGTTAATCCGGGAACCAATGGTTTAGAAGATGAAAATGGTAATGATTTAGATGTAAGTGCCTTTAGTGGTCTAGACATTGGGGAAGTTGCTGATACAGCTCCTATCATCAGTAGCATTACAACATCAAGTAGTGGTACTTTGGGTCCGAACGATACTCTAGAAATTGTTGTTAGTGCTAGTGAACCCCTTGAGGGTAATAATGATGCAACTATCACACTTCGACTCGACAAAAATGATGGTACTACTACGAATACAGATGTGAATGCTGATGGCATTTCTGGTGGTAATGCTACATTTGAACTCGATCTTAGCACACTTTCAAATGATATAAATGATAGCAACGGTATAGATGTCGACAGTATTGACCTCTCTGCTGGAGGCTTAACAGATAGTAGTGGTATTTCTTTAGTACAGGGTAGTTTTACCTTCCCAGAAAATCTAAATGTTAACTTTGATACGACCAGTCCTACAATTACTAGTGTTTCTACCTCTAGTACCGGACCTCTAGGTGTTGGCGATCTCTTAACCATCATTGTAGATGCGAATGAGGATTTGGTTGATGAAGGGAACAATGCAGATCCGAAACTCGTTTTAGAAGACTTAGATGGAGATACAGGGGATTCTGAAGAAGCAAATTTCGTCACTATTAACAGTGACGGAAATGCCGTATTTACTTATACTATTCAAAGTGGAGACAACAATCCCAATATTCAGGTCGAGAGTTATTCTAGCGGTACAACCACCGATCCAACTCCAACAACTGATACTACTTTGACAGATGGTGTAGGTAATAGTAGCACCGGTAACACAATCGATGGTACGACTCTAACTAGTACGGAGCTTGGTATTGCAGCGGATACAACGTCTCCTCAAGTGGATTCTATCAAAACTTCTAACACTGGTACATTAGTTGCTGGTGATACCCTAACAATTACTGTAGATGCCAATGAAGACCTATTGGAAGGTAGTGGCACTCCTTCTCTAGAACTAGAAGTTGGCAGTAAAACAGAAACTGCAACCTTTAAAGAAATCAACAGTAGTGGCAATGCTGTCTTTGAATATGAGGTCCGGGATGGCGACAACGACAGCGATGGCATCGAAGTGACCGCACTAAATCCTGGCACAAATGGTTTAGAAGATAAAGCCGGTAATGACCTCGATGTAATTACCGGCTTCACCTACCCAGTCAATCTTAATGTCAATGCCGATGCCAAGGCTCCTACAATTAATGCCATCACTTCTGCTGATAGTGGAAGTACGTTAGAAGTTGGCAATGAGCTCAACATTACTCTAGATGCAGATGAACCCCTGCTTAACAATGGCACTGCCAAACTTACTTTAAATATTGGTGGGACTGTTCGTACTGCCAGCTTCAGCCAGATCAACGGCGATAATAACGCTGAATTCACTTACACGATTCAGAACGGTGACCAGGATAATAACGGTGTCTTAGTCACTGATATCGATCTCGATCCGAATGGTTTGGAAGATGACCAGGGGAACGATCTAGATACAAAAACTGGCTTTAACTTCCCAGTCAATCTTGATGTCAATGCCAATGACAACACTTCTCCCAAGATTACTAAACTGACTCCTTCTCCTGATAGCGGTACGCTAGCTGCTGGCGATACGCTAGAAGTTGCTGTAACAACTGATGAAGAAATCCTAGAACCCAGCGGTGCCGATCCCACCCTGACACTAACTTTTAGTGATAGCGGTACTACTGGCACTGCTAGTTTTCAGGAAATTGATAGTGACGGCAACGCTATCTTTACCTATGAAATTACAAACGACGATGAAGACACAAATGGTATTGAAGTCACTTCCTATAACTCTGGTACGCCTCCTTTACAAGATGCATCCGGTAACTCAGTTGACACCGATCTAAGTAACATAACAATAAATCTTGGAGTCAATGTTGATGGAATTGCTCCTACAGCTGATAGCGTTACTTCTTCACCAAACAGCGGTGTACTGGCAGCTGGCGATTTACTAACCGTTGTTGTTGACGCTAATGAAGATTTGCGGGAAGGTACTGGTGCTTCTTCTTTAGAACTTACAATTGGTAATACCACTCGCAACGTTAGCCTATCGAGAATTGAAGCTGGTAACGCTATTTTTGAATACACCATCCAGGATGGCAACAATGATGATGATGGCATTGAGGTAACTGCAATCGAGCCTGGTACCGACGGTTTGGAAGATGTTAATGGCAACGACCTGGATGCCAGTGGCTTTACCAGTCAACAGCTAGGTGTCAACGTTGATACAACAGCTCCTACCATCACGGCTGCAGGAATTACTGCCTCTCCAGATAGCGGTACGCTAGGAGCAGGCGATAAGTTGACAATTACTGTCGATGCGAATGAAAACTTATTAAGTCCGACCGACACCCAACCTTCTATCACATTGGATATTGGCGGTACAACCCGCAGTGCAAGCTTCGCAGAAATCAATGGTGACGGCAACGCTGTCTTTGAATACACGGTTCAAAATGGCGACAACGACAGCAATGGTATTGCTGTTACGGAGATTGATGCCAGTACAAATGGCTTGGAAGATGCTGCTGGTAACGATTTGGATGATACTGGTTTTGACAGTGTCAATTTAGGGGTTAATGCCGAGACTGAAGTTGACACCGACGACGACACAGGTGGGGCTCCTGCCAACAACCCTCCCGAACTAGAAAATGTTAGCATCGAACGCACTGTTTCCGCTGAAGGTCAAATTCGACTGGATGTAGAGGTCTTTGCTGAAGCCTTTACCGATGCTGAAGGGTCTTCCCTCAGTGCTATTCGCATCAACGACTTGCCAGAAAACGGTACCCTGCTGTTGGGTAGCGAAACGGTAAGTTCCGGACAAATTATTTCTGCTAGCGAACTGAGTTCCTTGGTTCTCGAACCCGACGCAGGCTTCACCGGAAGCATTAGCTTCAGCTGGAACGCTTCCGACGGAGAACGCTTTTCTCTGTTCAACAAGAACCTTGAAATTGATGTACAAGCAGCGGAGGAGCAACCCGACGAAGATGACGATGACGATGGTGGCATCGGTGATGGTGACGACGGTGGCGATGTTCCTGTGGAGGTGCCTGATGTAGGGGATGATGTCGGTGACGACGACGATGATGATGATGATGATGATGACATCGATAACGAAGTTGTCGGTTCCGAAGACGACGACACCCTAGAAGGCGGTAATGGCAATGATGATGTCTCTGCCGGTGGTGGTAACGATGCTGTGGCTGTCTTCTCCGGTAACGATAATGTTCGTGGCGACGCTGATGACGATTTCATCTTCGGCAACCAGGGAGATGACAATCTAGATGGTGGCGACGGCGATGATGCTATCTTTGGTGGTCAGCAAAACGACAACGTTCAAGGTGGCAATGGCAACGATCTTCTCAACGGTGACCTGGGAGATGATGTCATCGGCGGTGGCAACGACAACGACCTCATCTTTGGCGGTCAAGGTAACGACAATGCCAATGGCGATGATGGCGACGACACCATCTTTGGCGGTCAAGGGGAAGATACGCTGAATGGCAACAACGACAATGACACCATTTTTGGCGGTCAGCAAGCCGATATCATCAACGGTGGCAACGGCGACGACTTTCTCAGTGGTGATTTCCAAGAGGATACGCTGACTGGGGGTGAAGGTTCGGATCGCTTCTTGTTGCGTGCTGTATCCGGTCCTGACATTATCACGGACTTTGAAGATGGTGTGGATTCGTTGGTACTGCCTACCAGTGACTTCCCAGTACAACCTGCTGGTCTCAGCTTCGAGGATCTATCGGTTTTCCAAGCAGAAGGTGGCACGGTGATTTCTTTCAATGGCAATGCTATTGCTGGTCTTACCGGCGTGGATGCGACCACGATTACGGAAGACGATTTCCAAGATGTTTCTAGTCTCTAA
- a CDS encoding DUF4347 domain-containing protein, translated as MYLRSNRFPPVTKPLLIDPAVEDHQTLMAGLVPGTQAVLLDAKRDGIEQISETLQNYSQLQSIHIIAHGSPGCIYLGNSVLNRHTLPRYQKQLQGWQSALAEDADILLYGCRVAGVTRNASFLEKLATFTQANIAASTSNRQSRARWQLELGSTGGKCYFPVGTDRSCSAKLCCHFGTKHYQ; from the coding sequence ATGTACCTTCGTTCAAATCGCTTTCCACCGGTTACCAAGCCATTGCTTATTGACCCAGCCGTAGAAGACCATCAAACCTTGATGGCAGGTTTGGTTCCCGGAACCCAAGCCGTCTTGCTGGATGCCAAGCGGGATGGCATTGAACAGATTAGCGAAACCTTACAGAACTACAGCCAGCTGCAATCGATTCACATCATCGCTCACGGTTCCCCTGGCTGCATTTATTTAGGCAACAGCGTTCTCAATCGCCACACCCTCCCTCGCTACCAAAAGCAATTACAAGGTTGGCAGTCGGCATTGGCAGAAGATGCCGACATTTTGCTGTACGGCTGTCGGGTAGCTGGAGTAACTCGCAATGCTTCCTTTTTAGAGAAACTAGCCACTTTCACCCAAGCTAATATTGCCGCCAGTACCAGTAACCGGCAATCCCGAGCAAGGTGGCAACTGGAACTTGGAAGTACAGGTGGGAAATGTTACTTCCCAGTTGGCACTGACAGAAGTTGCTCTGCAAAATTATGCTGCCATTTTGGCACCAAGCATTACCAATAG